The Streptomyces sp. DG1A-41 genomic sequence TGCTCGCCCTGGTGATTCCGCTGCGGGCGGGGATCCACGTACCGGTGGTGATGCAGTTCGCGGTCGCGGCCGTCACCACGGCCCGCGCCCACGACCACGACGTGCTGCTGCTCACCCAGGAGGAGGGCGAGGAAGGGCTGCGCAGGGTCGCGGACACGGCGATGGTGGACGCCCTGATCGTGATGGACGTCCAGCTCCAGGACCCCCGGCTGCCGCTGCTGCGCTCGCTGGACCGGCCGTCGGTGCTGATCGGCTTCCCGGCCGAGCCGGACGGGCTGACCTGCATCGACCTCGACTTCAAGGCGGCGGGCGAGGCGTGCGTGGAGCATCTGGTGCGGCTCGGGCACCGGGTGGTGGCGCTGGTGGGCTCGCCGCCGGAGGTGTACGTCCGGCAGACCGCGTTCGCGCAGCGGCTCGTGCAGGGCTTCACCGCGGCCGCCGACCGGCACCGGCTCGTCTCCGCCGTGCACCCGTGCGAGACCGGCCCCGGCGCAGCCCGGCGGATCGCCGAGCAGCTGCTGCGCGAGCAACCGGCGTTGACCGGAGTCGTGGTCCACAACGAACCCTTACTGGAGCCGCTGGTCGACGCCTTCGAGCAGCTCGGGCTGCGGGTGCCCGG encodes the following:
- a CDS encoding LacI family DNA-binding transcriptional regulator, with translation MVKITDVARRAGVSPSTVSYALSGKRPISEETRRRVETAIRELGYRPHAGARALASSKSNVLALVIPLRAGIHVPVVMQFAVAAVTTARAHDHDVLLLTQEEGEEGLRRVADTAMVDALIVMDVQLQDPRLPLLRSLDRPSVLIGFPAEPDGLTCIDLDFKAAGEACVEHLVRLGHRVVALVGSPPEVYVRQTAFAQRLVQGFTAAADRHRLVSAVHPCETGPGAARRIAEQLLREQPALTGVVVHNEPLLEPLVDAFEQLGLRVPGDLSVVAVCPDELAASARVPVTSIALPSAEVGARAVELLMHKLGGKSAPEATLLPPRLTERASTAPRTA